One genomic window of Pelagicoccus enzymogenes includes the following:
- a CDS encoding ribbon-helix-helix domain-containing protein, translating into MPRQSITLTEPNENWLRNRVANQEFANKSEVVNDLIRRERLREEETERIRTALIEGESSGTSELSIDEIWAQARKG; encoded by the coding sequence ATGCCGAGACAAAGCATTACCCTCACCGAACCCAACGAAAATTGGCTAAGGAACCGCGTCGCCAATCAAGAGTTCGCCAACAAGAGCGAGGTCGTGAACGACCTCATTCGCAGGGAACGCCTTCGCGAAGAAGAAACCGAGCGCATCCGAACCGCCTTGATCGAAGGCGAATCCAGCGGCACTAGCGAACTCTCCATCGACGAGATCTGGGCTCAGGCTCG
- a CDS encoding ABC transporter permease, protein MRLSPNLPNHSEAPSSLWNDALRRLLDNRLAMAGLGFFVFITLFCFLGPVLYRFNPEAQVLALESTLPFHTAELVEVRFDPSKATPDEVTTLEDFAEVYALNPEKELAALATGKPLEVNGMLFTPLTRFHVFGTDAKGRDMLARIMSGGRISLGVGFLATATALLIGVAYGSISGYFGGRLDALMMRFVDILYALPFLIFVILLMVLFEDFEHKILLVFLAIGAVEWLTMARIVRGQVMHLKEQEFVMAAKATGVKTASIISKHIAPNLLGPVVVYATLLIPAVMLLESVLSFLGLGTQANAASWGSLIREGQQAMRSAPWQLIAPSLFFSATLFAMNFLGDGLRDALDVKSAKD, encoded by the coding sequence ATGCGCCTTTCGCCAAACCTTCCAAACCACTCCGAGGCTCCTAGCTCCCTATGGAACGACGCCCTGCGTCGCCTCTTGGACAACCGCCTCGCCATGGCCGGTCTCGGCTTCTTCGTTTTCATCACCCTCTTCTGCTTCCTCGGCCCCGTCCTTTATCGCTTCAATCCAGAAGCCCAAGTCCTCGCCCTCGAAAGCACGCTCCCCTTCCACACCGCCGAGCTGGTCGAGGTTCGCTTCGATCCCAGCAAAGCTACCCCCGACGAAGTTACCACCCTCGAAGACTTCGCAGAAGTCTACGCCCTCAACCCCGAGAAAGAACTGGCCGCCCTCGCGACCGGAAAGCCTCTCGAGGTCAACGGCATGCTTTTCACCCCTCTCACCCGCTTCCACGTATTCGGCACCGATGCCAAAGGCCGCGACATGCTGGCCCGCATCATGAGCGGCGGGCGCATCTCCCTCGGCGTCGGATTCCTCGCCACCGCCACCGCCCTACTCATCGGCGTCGCCTACGGCTCCATCTCCGGCTATTTCGGGGGACGGCTCGACGCCCTGATGATGCGCTTCGTCGACATCCTCTACGCCCTGCCCTTCCTCATCTTCGTCATTCTGCTGATGGTTCTCTTCGAGGACTTCGAGCACAAGATCCTGCTGGTATTCCTCGCCATCGGAGCCGTCGAGTGGCTGACCATGGCCCGCATCGTGCGCGGACAAGTCATGCACCTGAAAGAGCAGGAATTCGTGATGGCAGCCAAAGCGACCGGCGTGAAGACGGCCTCCATCATCAGCAAGCACATCGCGCCCAACCTCCTCGGCCCAGTCGTCGTCTACGCGACCTTGCTCATTCCCGCCGTCATGCTGCTCGAGTCCGTGCTCAGCTTCCTCGGACTCGGCACCCAAGCCAATGCCGCCAGCTGGGGCAGCCTCATCCGAGAGGGGCAACAAGCCATGCGCTCCGCTCCCTGGCAACTGATCGCCCCCTCCCTCTTCTTCTCCGCCACCCTCTTCGCCATGAACTTCCTCGGCGACGGCCTCCGCGACGCCCTCGACGTGAAGTCTGCAAAAGACTGA
- a CDS encoding ABC transporter permease, whose protein sequence is MLAFILKRLAQAIPVLLAIYTITFFMIRFSPGSPFSDERKVAEHIIEAQNEYYGFNDPLPVQYYNTLVRHLSFDFPPLSSHPGLTAADIITESFPVSLELGIWAMLIALTLGIPAGVIAAARQNTTLDYAPMSLAMVGICLPTFVIGPILALVFGIWLQWTSVSGWSTAGDRLLPSLTLGLFYAAYIARLTRGGMLEILSSDFVRTARAKGASEFRAVVVHALRGGILPVVSFLGPALAGLVTGSFVVESIFQVPGLGRHFVEATFNKDQSLILSTVLFYAALIMLANLSVDIIQVLLNPKLRHK, encoded by the coding sequence GTGCTAGCTTTTATCCTCAAACGCCTCGCCCAAGCGATACCGGTCCTCCTGGCGATCTATACGATCACCTTCTTCATGATCCGCTTTTCGCCAGGCTCTCCTTTCTCCGATGAACGAAAAGTAGCCGAGCACATCATCGAAGCCCAAAACGAGTACTACGGTTTCAACGACCCGCTGCCCGTCCAATACTACAATACTCTCGTCCGCCACCTCAGCTTCGACTTCCCCCCACTTTCCTCCCATCCCGGCCTCACCGCAGCCGACATCATCACAGAATCCTTTCCCGTATCCCTCGAACTAGGAATTTGGGCCATGCTCATCGCCCTCACCTTGGGCATTCCAGCAGGCGTCATCGCCGCCGCCCGCCAGAACACAACCCTCGACTACGCCCCCATGTCGCTCGCAATGGTGGGCATCTGCCTGCCGACCTTCGTCATCGGCCCTATCCTCGCACTCGTATTCGGCATTTGGCTACAATGGACCTCCGTTTCCGGCTGGTCGACTGCTGGCGATCGCCTTCTCCCCTCCCTCACGCTCGGCCTCTTTTACGCAGCCTATATCGCCCGCCTCACGCGAGGCGGCATGCTGGAAATCCTAAGCTCCGACTTCGTACGGACCGCCCGGGCGAAAGGTGCCTCCGAATTTCGAGCCGTAGTCGTGCACGCGCTACGAGGAGGCATTTTGCCTGTGGTGAGCTTCCTCGGCCCCGCCCTCGCCGGCCTCGTCACCGGCTCGTTCGTCGTGGAGTCGATCTTCCAAGTTCCCGGCCTTGGCCGCCACTTCGTGGAGGCCACCTTCAACAAGGACCAGTCCCTCATCCTCTCCACCGTGCTCTTCTACGCCGCCCTCATCATGCTAGCCAACCTCAGCGTCGACATCATCCAAGTCCTGCTCAACCCCAAGCTCCGCCACAAGTAG
- a CDS encoding peptide ABC transporter substrate-binding protein, giving the protein MSNKAHFQQRTLIFSVFSVIKLAIPLILSLSLLSSCGKKEQGQLARDQATRDGILLFGNSGEPPSIDPHLNTSLNGSRITSALVEGLIAYHPTDDNLPEPGVAESWEDIDSTIWTFHLRKNARWSNGDPVTAQDFVYSYRRMLTPELGAKYAQLLHIIKNAREYNEGNLKDFSQVGVKALDDYTLELTLAGPTPHLLNLIKHPTWSPVHSATIEAYGGIGKPDSNWTRENYVGNGPYQLKKWVINKTIEVEKNPFYWDAEKVSINEIHFLPIDDVATEDQVFNSGRLHYQNTVPPDMIPIYRKENDPYLRMEPWIATYFYKLNTTEPALSDKRVRQALSLAINRKAIVKRVTKGDQNIALSITPDGIQGYYPPKLDGFNPNKARELLAAAGYPNGKGLPKLTILFNTSEQHKQIAEAIQQMWLNVLGVESDLENQVWKTFIDTQHNLDYQISRSGWIGDYVFPDTFLAMFRSGDGNNNTGWSNARYDELINGAITEPSAEKRLAMLHEAESILMEDQPIIPLYHYNRIYRIDPAVKGWYPKITDNRNYKYISLQEVK; this is encoded by the coding sequence ATGTCCAACAAGGCACACTTCCAGCAGCGCACTCTGATATTTTCCGTGTTTTCCGTGATAAAACTAGCAATCCCCTTAATCCTGTCGCTCTCCCTCCTCAGTTCCTGCGGCAAAAAGGAACAAGGGCAACTAGCCCGCGACCAAGCCACCCGCGACGGTATTTTGCTTTTTGGAAACTCTGGCGAACCGCCATCCATTGATCCCCATCTCAACACATCGCTTAACGGATCCCGTATCACCTCCGCTCTCGTCGAAGGGCTCATCGCCTATCATCCCACCGATGACAACCTTCCCGAGCCCGGCGTCGCCGAATCTTGGGAAGACATCGACTCTACCATCTGGACCTTCCATCTCCGCAAAAACGCTCGCTGGTCCAATGGCGACCCCGTCACCGCCCAAGACTTCGTCTACTCCTACCGCCGCATGCTCACCCCGGAGCTCGGCGCCAAATACGCCCAACTGCTCCACATCATCAAAAACGCCCGCGAATACAACGAGGGCAATCTCAAAGACTTCTCCCAAGTGGGCGTCAAAGCCCTCGACGACTATACTCTTGAGCTCACCCTCGCCGGCCCCACTCCTCACCTGCTCAACCTCATCAAACACCCCACTTGGTCCCCCGTCCACTCCGCCACCATCGAGGCCTACGGCGGCATCGGAAAACCCGACTCCAATTGGACCCGAGAAAACTACGTCGGCAACGGCCCCTACCAACTCAAGAAATGGGTCATCAACAAGACCATCGAGGTAGAGAAGAACCCTTTCTACTGGGACGCCGAAAAAGTATCCATCAACGAGATACACTTCCTCCCTATCGACGATGTTGCCACCGAGGACCAAGTTTTTAACTCCGGTCGTCTCCACTACCAGAATACGGTACCGCCCGACATGATCCCCATCTACCGCAAGGAAAACGATCCCTACTTGCGAATGGAACCTTGGATCGCAACTTACTTTTATAAGCTCAACACCACCGAGCCCGCGCTTTCCGACAAACGGGTCCGCCAAGCCCTCTCGCTCGCCATCAATCGCAAAGCCATCGTAAAACGCGTTACCAAGGGAGACCAAAACATAGCGCTCTCCATCACGCCCGACGGGATCCAAGGCTATTACCCTCCAAAGCTCGACGGCTTCAATCCCAACAAAGCGCGGGAGCTCCTTGCCGCAGCGGGCTATCCCAACGGAAAAGGCCTTCCCAAGCTCACCATCCTCTTCAACACCTCCGAGCAACATAAGCAAATAGCAGAGGCGATCCAGCAGATGTGGCTCAACGTCCTCGGGGTAGAGTCCGACCTCGAGAACCAAGTTTGGAAGACCTTCATCGACACCCAGCACAACCTCGACTACCAAATTTCCCGCTCCGGCTGGATCGGAGACTACGTCTTCCCCGACACCTTCCTCGCCATGTTTCGCAGCGGCGACGGCAACAACAATACCGGTTGGAGCAACGCGCGCTACGATGAGCTAATCAATGGAGCGATCACCGAACCGAGCGCCGAAAAACGTCTCGCCATGCTGCACGAGGCTGAATCGATCTTGATGGAAGACCAACCGATTATCCCCCTCTACCACTACAATCGGATCTACCGCATCGACCCAGCAGTAAAAGGATGGTATCCAAAGATCACTGACAACCGAAACTACAAGTATATATCCCTGCAAGAGGTCAAGTAG
- the ispF gene encoding 2-C-methyl-D-erythritol 2,4-cyclodiphosphate synthase — translation MPPIRIGQGYDIHPFEDGRPMVLGGVTFDTPYGLQGHSDADVLTHAICDALLGAAGLPDIGHYFPNTDPKYKGIDSQELLKEVAATLREKGWEIVNIDTAMIAEKPKIYPRLAEMKAALSQSAGIEPEQIGIKATTNEKIGSLGRAEGIAAHASALIFKK, via the coding sequence ATCCCTCCCATCCGCATCGGCCAAGGCTACGATATCCATCCCTTCGAAGACGGACGCCCCATGGTGCTCGGCGGCGTTACCTTCGACACGCCCTACGGCTTGCAAGGCCACTCCGACGCCGACGTGCTCACCCACGCCATCTGCGACGCCCTACTCGGCGCCGCTGGCCTGCCCGACATCGGTCATTACTTTCCCAATACAGACCCCAAGTACAAAGGCATCGACTCTCAGGAACTTCTCAAGGAAGTCGCCGCCACCCTGCGTGAAAAAGGTTGGGAAATCGTCAATATCGACACCGCTATGATCGCCGAAAAGCCCAAGATCTACCCGCGACTCGCGGAGATGAAAGCCGCCCTTTCCCAATCCGCCGGCATCGAGCCCGAACAGATAGGCATCAAAGCCACCACCAACGAAAAGATCGGATCGCTCGGCCGGGCCGAAGGCATCGCCGCCCACGCCTCCGCCCTCATCTTCAAAAAATAG
- the ispD gene encoding 2-C-methyl-D-erythritol 4-phosphate cytidylyltransferase has translation MPISTAILLAGGSGNRMQGQVEDKILANLAGKPVIAHSIDAFVSSGQLQHLVIVVRDATQQAEVEKVASALLNGPFSVTFTYGGAQRQDSVWAGLQAAPGDTEVVLIHDCARPCVTPAAIRESIAKAAQIGAACLARPVTDTIKSADAYDGAFLPTTVDRAKLWAMETPQSFQYSIIKDAYQSVIRSGAQITDDLSAIEDIDQPVAFVDNTRPNPKLTTPADLPYLEYLLREASASPNSP, from the coding sequence ATGCCCATCTCCACCGCTATACTCCTCGCCGGGGGCTCCGGCAACCGCATGCAAGGCCAGGTCGAAGACAAGATCCTAGCCAACTTAGCCGGCAAGCCCGTGATCGCCCACTCCATCGACGCCTTCGTATCCAGCGGCCAATTACAGCACCTCGTCATTGTCGTGCGTGACGCTACCCAGCAAGCGGAAGTGGAAAAGGTGGCGTCCGCTCTTCTCAACGGCCCCTTTTCCGTCACGTTCACGTACGGCGGCGCTCAACGCCAGGACTCCGTGTGGGCTGGCCTGCAAGCAGCTCCTGGCGACACCGAGGTCGTGCTCATTCACGACTGCGCCCGCCCCTGCGTGACCCCCGCCGCCATCCGCGAATCCATCGCGAAAGCCGCTCAAATCGGAGCAGCCTGCCTCGCGCGACCGGTCACAGACACCATCAAGTCCGCCGACGCCTACGATGGCGCCTTCCTTCCTACCACCGTCGACCGCGCTAAACTCTGGGCCATGGAAACCCCGCAGAGCTTCCAGTATTCGATAATCAAGGACGCCTACCAAAGCGTGATCCGCTCAGGAGCGCAAATCACCGACGATCTCAGCGCCATAGAAGACATCGACCAACCCGTCGCCTTCGTCGACAACACCCGCCCTAACCCTAAGCTCACCACCCCTGCCGACCTCCCCTACCTCGAATACCTTTTGCGCGAAGCTTCAGCTTCACCAAACTCTCCTTAG
- the pyrF gene encoding orotidine-5'-phosphate decarboxylase: MTETLQSKNSCELILALDIEEREDALALLAKAGPDLKWAKIGLQMFTKYGPDYVRQIADLGVNVFLDLKLHDIPNTVAKAIESVGKLPIQMLTIHTCGGKEMMQWAVRAQENVNPSLQLLGVTVLTSMDQSSLDLLGIRQSPVERVTHLAGLAKDAGMTGLVCSTHEVKTIREAHGDHFQLITPGVRPAGSAAGDQKRIMTPAQAREVGSNYIVVGRPIYGAEDPAAAVAAINAELNA; this comes from the coding sequence ATGACCGAAACGCTACAAAGCAAAAATTCCTGCGAGCTCATTCTCGCCCTCGACATCGAAGAACGCGAAGACGCCCTCGCCCTGCTCGCCAAAGCGGGACCCGACTTGAAATGGGCCAAGATCGGCTTGCAAATGTTCACCAAATACGGTCCCGACTACGTCCGCCAAATCGCCGACCTCGGCGTCAACGTCTTCCTCGACCTTAAGCTTCACGACATCCCCAACACCGTCGCCAAGGCCATCGAGTCCGTCGGCAAGCTGCCCATCCAAATGCTCACCATCCATACCTGCGGCGGCAAGGAAATGATGCAGTGGGCGGTTCGCGCCCAAGAGAACGTGAACCCAAGCCTCCAACTCCTCGGCGTCACCGTCCTCACGTCCATGGACCAAAGCTCGCTCGACTTGCTCGGCATCCGGCAATCCCCCGTCGAACGCGTCACCCACCTCGCCGGGCTCGCCAAAGACGCCGGCATGACCGGCCTCGTTTGCTCCACCCACGAAGTCAAAACCATCCGCGAGGCTCACGGCGACCACTTCCAGCTCATCACCCCCGGAGTCCGCCCCGCCGGATCGGCAGCGGGCGACCAAAAGCGCATCATGACCCCCGCTCAGGCCCGTGAAGTCGGCTCCAACTACATCGTCGTAGGCCGCCCTATCTACGGAGCCGAAGACCCCGCCGCCGCCGTCGCCGCCATCAACGCCGAACTCAACGCTTAG